From Chitinivorax sp. B:
CCAAACTGGTGCATTTCTGTGAGTGGTACTACCACACCGATGGCGTGGATGCGGGCTTCGATCCGGCCTTCCCGCTGACCATGGATGACCGGGCCCGCATTCGGGCGCGTAATGGCTTGCACCTGTTGAACCTGGAACAGTGCGATGTTGCCGTGGCCCCCACGCACTGGCAGAAGCAGGTGCACCCACCGGCGTACCACGACAAAATCCAAGTCATTCATGAAGGCATTGATGTCCAGCGACTGGGCCCCGATCCCAATGCCCGTTTCACCTTACCCAACGGCAAGGTGCTGAAACCGAGTGACCCGGTGGTGACCTATGTGGCGCGTAATCTGGAGCCCTACCGCGGTTTTCATGTGTTCATGCGCGCCCTCCCGCCGTTGCTCGCCCAACACCCCAACTGTGAGGTGGTCATTGTCGGTGGCGACGGGGTCAGTTACGGCAGCAAGCCCAGACACGCCGCCAACTGGCGCCAAGCGCTATTGAAGGAAGTGACGCTCGATCACAACCGCGTGCACTTCCTCGGCAAGCTTCCCTACGACCGCTACCGCACCCTGCTGCGGGTGTCAGCCGCGCATGTCTATCTGACCTACCCGTTTGTGCTGAGCTGGTCGATGCTGGAGGCCATGGCAACCGGTTGCCTGGTGATCGGGTCGGACACGGCACCGGTGCGGGAAGTGCTGCAGCACGGCGTCAATGGGCTGACCGTGCCGTTTTTTGATACCGATGCCATCGCCGCGCAGACCACCCGCGCCTTGAACCAGGTCCACACCCTGGCCCCGCTGCGGCAAGCCGCCCAAACCACGGCCCAGCACTATGCGGTCGAAAACGGGCTGGCCGCGTATGCGCAACTGCTGGGCTCTGCTCAACATGTACTGCCGTCAAACCAGGTAGCTTGCGCTAAAGACGTGACCTATTGACCAGACCAGCATCATGCGACTTCACAAAGACTTCACACGGGGCACACGTTGCCGTTGCATGCTAGCGGTTAATCACGCGGTGGCTGCTTCTCGCCTCCGCTGACTCGTAACTCGACCGATTGACACTGCTGAAGTAATACGTAATGACCAACAAAAACAAATCTGACCGTTATAGCAAATGGGGTTTACCGCCCCTCTGCCTGCTGGCGGCCGGCGTGTGGGTCAGTTATCTGATTGCACCGCCTGAGCCTGCACCACCTGCGCCCGTGATACCACCACAGGCTGCCACGCCGACAGCAGCAAACAACGACTTGCAGTTCAACCCCGACAGTTGCAAACCCGGCCATGGCGAGTTTGTTCATGTCGCATTGGGGCGCACCGTGCTGCGCATTCCCTACCAGACCCAACTGACGTTAACGGGCTACCACAAAGAAGATCCTGAACGGGCTCAACTGCCAGCCTCACCCGACCCGGCAGAGCCCGAGGGTTGTTATGGCAACCCGACCCGGGTGTTGTTCATGCACTACCCAATTGCCGAATTGACCATCCCGGCCAGCGACACACAGCCGGAACGTACGGTAGGCCCGGGGAGTTTCGAACTGATCACGAATATGGGGGATGCCTATCACTCGCAAAAGGGTCATGAAGAGATGTTCGAGATGGGGAAAGCCAACAAAAATGGGATCTACGATTGCACCCCGCATACGCCCGACCTGATCGGCTGCATTCCCCGGCCCAACCCGACCGCCGGCGACTACCAAGCCTTGCCCGAGCGTTATCAGGCCCCGGCACAGCGGCCCTTCACCATTAGCTGCATTGACAGTAACTGGCGTTGCAGTGTCGTTTATCGCGCAGTTGGTGACATCAACATTGGCTATGTCTTCGGGTTTCGCCAACTCCCATTGGAACATGTGGTGGCCTTCGACAAGCAGGCACGCGCCCACATCGAACAATTGGTGGTGCCTGACTACACCTGGACTGCCGTTCCAGCCACCAAGCAACCCTCATCCAACCACACAGTCAACAAGTAACAGAAAGTAGACCACTGTATGAAAAACGTAACCTATAACCGTGGTGGCGATAACGTCAAGTACTTGACCGACCAACAACTCGCCGATCTCGAAGCACTACTGAAACAACAGCAAGCCCTGTTCAAAAAGAAAAAGGATACCCTGGGTTTGGGTGTCCCCATCTATCAGATGGTCAGCAAAATCATCAGTGACGAGCAAAAATATCCAGTCATCAACCCCAGCAACGGCGTGGTAGTAGAGCGCACCAAGCTGGTACCCAAGCCTTTCATGTGCACCTCCAAAGACAGTTTGGCCGTATGGACCTGGATCACCAATGCTCATCACGTCAATAGTGGCAAGGGCTTCTTTGGGAGCTTCATTCGTGCGTGAATACACCATGATCCAGTTGTTCAGCCCGGGGGGCTATCCCAAAGCTGAATGCTCAGGGTGCCGAATACCTACGCAAAGCTGGTATTTTACTTGACAAATCCAAACCTAAATCAATTCTTAACCTCCAGTATGGAATACTATGGCACATATTGATGAAAATCATGACATTTTAACTTACCTAAAGGCTACATCTCATACAATAGATGGGATTGCATGGATTATTACATGCATAGCCAGCTTAGTCTGTTTAATAGATGTATATTTCGGATTTAACTTCATTCCACTTAGAGATATAAATAACCAATCAAAGGCAATTTTATTGCTACTATTTACCCCAATACTTGTCTTCTTCATTCTGGTTAGGCTGCGTCAGCTTCCATTGGGTAGCGCCAGAATAGCTATATTTATCAGAGCTATTCTGTGCATTTTCACGTTTATATTTATTAATTTCTGAGAGTTGCATTATGAGTATTTTACTTGAATTGGTTAAGTGGACCGAGAGAATAGAAGGGTTAAATGGAATTCATGGTGCATTGAAGAAACTTATCGAAGCCAAAGATGGACTTGAAGCAACAGCTGCAGCAAGCCAGCTTGTAGCTGAATTGGCTATTACAACAGCGGTAACCGTTACGTTGCGTACCACTATGTCTGCATTACGTTTAGGGTTAGCTGTCTCTGGTCAAATTGGTAAATGGGAGGTAGTTTCCTGGGCTATTGGCATATCGCGCAGCTATCTACTCCCAAGCCAGGGCCACTTGCTCCTGTGTTACAGCAGCAAGTAACCGCACCGACAGCGGAAGCAACAATATACAGTTTACCCCGGACCGCTAAAAGTCCGGCAATGGCGTAATACCGGGAGATTTCCCCGGATAGTTTAATAATCTCAACAAGGCCGAAAAGAATGACTGCTACTCACTTCATATTTCAATCAATTAAATATACTGCGCTATCAATAGTATTAGCATTAACTGTTCTCATTGGAAATTGCTCCTACCAGAATAGCCAGGGAATATGTGATCTAACAGGAAAATCACTAACAAACAAAGAAAGAATCACGCTTGCGCTCGAGTATATTCTCAAAGAGAAAAGAGATCCGAGAACCGTAGCGCAATATCTACATCAACAGCCAGACTGTTGCCAAATAACCGATATTGCTGAAGAAGGGCTTAGGCAGAGTCCGATTGATGTATATGCTGGCGCAGGGTGTGGCTACATTGAAGTAAGGTATTCTCCAATCGAATCAAACGCTACCACAATTACTGAATATAGAATGGTAACAAACTGTGGACACGTTAAACGCTAAGAATAAACAAAGGGACACAAGAATGGATCGTTAATTACCATGAAATGTAAATTAATTAAATTACAGTTATAGAAAAACCAGCATTCTGAGTTTATAAGTTGTTAACAGCAGCAAAAGCAACAAAGATGACGGGCAATAAATTTATCTTTATTACAATCAGCCAACACTCCTCAAGCGGTGGAAAGTTTGAAGAAAATATTTACTTCTGACCAAGGATTCAGAAAAATACCATTCCAAAACAGTGAAAACATAATATAAAGTTGTCACTGTCTTTTCTTAATGAAAATGCGGAGAAATCCGTGAAGAGCGTGTTATCAGGATAAGGTTAATTAAAAACAATCTACTTGATGATCACTTCACTTGCAGTTTACTGGTGGATCATGCATCACATACCCATAAAAATAGCTATTGATCTTAGACATTCAGCATCACTCACAACTGAAAGGATGAGTTATGATTTTCATAGCGCCAAATAACAAGAAAAGTTCAATATTTCTTTTTGCCTATCTATTTTTCCCAATAGTCGGTTATGGCTACGAGCCAATGGACCCGCCGCAAAATTTCAACAAATTATTAAAAGGTATTGATTTCGCATGGAAAGCAAAGGTGAAAAAAATAGATTTGTTTTACGAAGAAAGCTTTTCAAACCAAGACAAAGTATATCTTGACTATGCAAATACTAAATGCACCGAACAATGGATTAATCGCAAAAATTTGGGATACCCCGCCATAAAAATAGCATTTTATCTTGAAAAACCTGAAATGTTATATCAAAAGCATCCACTCCGAATGACTAGCAAAACGATTGAGAGTGAGCTAATCGTTGTAGACTACATAACAGACATACCTGAAAATTGTCACGCAAAAAAAATGTCGAAAGAAATGGTAGGTAAAAAATTTATATTCATTACAAACATTCCATACTTGTCAAGCGACGGAAAGGCCGAAGTAAATATAAAGCTATGGCCTAAAATTCAGGAAAATACTATTCCCGAGTGGTGGAAAAGCAATATAAATATTTCTCCATCCATTCTTAATGTGAATACGGAACTATTCGTAAAAAACACTTTAATTAGAAAGGAAAAATAAAAATATGCTACTAGATGAACAATCTATCGCCAGCATGCTTGATGGAAAAACGATGCCAGGGCGACCGATAAAATACTGCTTTCAGCAGTATTTTACTTTGCCACAGTATATAGAGCTAGTTTCCGCAGCCGAGCCAAAAACTAATCCTAAGCTGCCAAATGCAGTCAAAGAATTCACGCCAGATTTGAAGCAGGCAGCAGTGCAAATCTTTACCGGAAAGGATGGAATTGACAAATACATCAACGCCTCTTTTGTAGAGGTAAGTAATCCAGTTGAGGCAGATGTATGCTTTTTGCTATACGACTTCAATGGATTCGATAAGGCTCCTAGAGGCATTTTCTATGCGGCAACACGGACAATCTACATCAACAGTCAGTTATTATCAGCCGGAGAAAAACCAAAACCGGGAGAAGCGCTTTATAAATCCCTAATGCATGAGATAGGGCATGCATTAGGCCTTGAGGATTCAAAAAAATCACAACTTGATGCAAATATCAATAATCTCGGCCATACTATTATGGCATACACAGCTGAACCGAGCGGGTCATATCCAACAACATTAAGGCAGGTTGATATTGCTGCACTGCA
This genomic window contains:
- a CDS encoding glycosyltransferase codes for the protein KLVHFCEWYYHTDGVDAGFDPAFPLTMDDRARIRARNGLHLLNLEQCDVAVAPTHWQKQVHPPAYHDKIQVIHEGIDVQRLGPDPNARFTLPNGKVLKPSDPVVTYVARNLEPYRGFHVFMRALPPLLAQHPNCEVVIVGGDGVSYGSKPRHAANWRQALLKEVTLDHNRVHFLGKLPYDRYRTLLRVSAAHVYLTYPFVLSWSMLEAMATGCLVIGSDTAPVREVLQHGVNGLTVPFFDTDAIAAQTTRALNQVHTLAPLRQAAQTTAQHYAVENGLAAYAQLLGSAQHVLPSNQVACAKDVTY